The bacterium HR34 genome includes the window CGATCGTGGACAATGGGGCAGCTGAAAATTAATTATTTTTTCTTGTATTTTATTCTTATCTTTTGCATTTTCAATTTTTTTGCGGATTTTTATTTATCAGAAAATTGTATATCGTAAAATTCTTTATATATTTTTGAGTTTTTTACGAGTTGGTCGTGGGTTCCTTCTTCAACTATTTTACCATTGTGTAAAACCAAAATTTATCGCATTTTTTAATAGTTGATAGACGATGAGCGATTATTATTGCTGTGCTATTTTGCATAAGTTCATTTAAATTTTCGGTTAATACTCTTTCTGTTTTAGCATCTAAGTTTGAGGTGGGTTCGTCTAAAATTAATATTTTTGGTTTTTTAAGTATGGCCCTTGCGATAGCAATTCTTTGTTTCTGTCCTGATGATAACTTTACTCCTAACTCACCCACTATTTGATTATGTTTTTTCGGAAGTTTATTTATAAAATCTTCCAATGCAACCTTTTTTATAATATCTTGAAATTCTTCTTCTTTTACTTTTTCTGTGCCATAGATTATATTGTTTTTTATTGTATCGTGAAATAAGATAACTTCTTGTGGTACAAAGGCTATTTGTTTTCTTAAATAATAAACATCTAATTCCTTTGTGCTCGCGCCATCTATCTTAACATCGCCATTTTCAGGAAAATAAAATGCCGCTATTAAATCTGCTATTGTAGTTTTGCCAACGCCTGATTCTCCAACTAAAGCAACTTTTTCTTTTGGTTTAATTTTAAAACTAACGCCTTTTAGAATATAGTCAT containing:
- the ltxB gene encoding Leukotoxin export ATP-binding protein LtxB, which translates into the protein MEDFINKLPKKHNQIVGELGVKLSSGQKQRIAIARAILKKPKILILDEPTSNLDAKTERVLTENLNELMQNSTAIIIAHRLSTIKKCDKFWFYTMVK